The DNA sequence GGTGAACATGAACGTCCTTCTTTGCGGGAGTGATATCTACTCAATGGTCAAGAATCGATCAATTCGTAACCAAGTCCAGTATATGCCCACGGGTGGTGTCTGCGTGTGTTGGTTCTAGTTTTTGATGGATTCATGACATAGCGCACGCCCAAGGTGAGCGTCGGGCACTCCCTGCCCAGGCCTCGTACCCTGGGAACGTGGCAGATCCTTCGACGTACCGACCCCGCACGGGAGACATTCCCACCTCGCCGGGCGTCTACCGATTCTCAGACCCGCGCGGCCGCGTCATCTACGTAGGCAAAGCTAAGAACCTGCGCAACCGCCTCACCAACTACTTCCAGGACCTGGCGAACCTGCACCCGCGCACCCAGCAGATGGTGACGACCGCGAGCGCCGTGCAGTGGACCGTCGTGCGTTCCGAGGTGGAGGCCCTGACGCTGGAATTCACCTGGATTAAGGAGTTCAATCCGCGTTTTAACGTCATGTTTAAGGACGACAAGTCCTATCCCTACCTGGCGGTGTCGATGGGGGAGCGCTACCCGCGCGTGCAGGTGACACGTGAGCGTAAGCGGGCGGTGTCGCGCTACTTCGGCCCATACACTCAGGTGTGGGCGATTCGAGAGACGATCGATCAGCTGCTGCGAGTCTTCCCGATGCGCTCGTGCTCGGCGGGAGTGTTCCAGCGTGCGAAGGCACAGGGACGCCCCTGCCTGCTTGGATACATCGATAAGTGTGCGGCTCCCTGCGTGGGGCGTATTTCGATGGAGGAGCATCGCGAGCTCGCCGAGGGCCTGTGCCAGTTCATGGAGGGGCGAACGGGACCGGTGATCCGTGACCTTGAGGAGCAGATGCGCCAGGCGTCGATGGAACTGAACTTCGAGCGTGCGGCGAAGCTGCGTGACGACGTCAAGGCGCTGCGTACCGTGCTGGAGCGAAACGCGGTCGTGCTCGACGACGGCTCCGACGCGGACGTGTTCTCCCTTGTCAGCGACGACCTGGACGCGGCCGTTCACGTCTTCCATGTGCGCGGCGGACGCATCCGAGGCACACGCGGTTGGGTGATTGAGCGCGTGGACGGGGCGGATGACGCGGCCCTGATGGCTCGCCTTCTTGAGCAGGTCTATTCCTCGGCATCGCCGGACGAGGCCGGGACGGGGAAGACGGCAAAGGTGGCAGCAGTGAGCGTGGACGACGTCGCGCACACGCCGACCTCCGCGATCCCGCGCGAGGTGCTCGTCTCCGTCGAACCCGAGGAAAAGGAGACGATCGGGCGCTGGCTCGCCGAGATTCGCGGTGCCTCCGTGTCGATCCACGTGCCCAAACGCGGCCCGAAGGCACAGATCATGGAGACGGTCACGGAGAACGCCCGGCAGGCCCTTGCCCTGCACCGCACGAAGCGCGCCGGCGACATCACGGCGCGCTCGAAGGCGCTGGAGCAGCTCGCCGAGAACCTCGACCTGCCGGGCGCGCCCCTGCGCATCGAGTGCTACGACGTCTCGCATACGGGCGGCGAGAATCAGGTTGCCTCAATGGTGGTGTTCGAGGATGGCATCCCGCGCAAGGACGCCTACCGTACCTACAACATCCGTGGCGAGGACGGGAACGGCACCCCCGACGACACGAGTGCCATGAATGAGGTCCTCACTCGGCGCTTCTCGCGCCTGCTCGCCGAGGAGGCCGGCGTCGACGGTGAGGACGAGGATGGCGTTGCCTACGCCTCGGGACCGATCGATGCGATGACGGGACGCCCCAAGCGTTTCTCATACCGGCCCGATCTGGTGGTCATCGACGGTGGCCTGCCCCAGGTCAACGCAGCCCGCGCTGCCCTGGACGCGGTGGGCGCGGACGTTCCCGTCGTGGGTCTGGCCAAGCGTCTCGAAGAGGTGTGGATCCCCGGCGATGACTTCCCGCTCATTTTGCCGCGCACTTCTGAGGCGCTGTACCTCCTGCAGTACCTGCGCGACGAGTCCCACCGCTTCGCCATCACGAAGCACCGCAAGCGCCGCTCGAAGGCTCAGCGCCGTTCGGTCCTGGACTCCATTCCAGGGCTTGGACCCGCACGCCAGGGGGCGCTGCTCAAGCATTTCGGCTCGGTGAAGCGGATTCGCCAGGCCTCCGTCGACGAGATCGCCGCGGTCAAGGGCGTGGGAGTCAGCCTCGCGCAGACGATCCACGATAGGCTAGCGACATCGTCGAGGGAGGACACACCATGACAACGATGCTTCCGGTGCCACTGCCGGCACGCGTTCTGCTGCTCGGATCGGGCGAACTCGGCAAGGAAGTGACGATCGCCCTGCAGCGCTACGGATGCACTGTCATCGCCTGCGACTCTTACCCGAACGCTCCCGCCATGCAGGTTGCTGACGAATCCCGTGTCTTCGACATGAGCGACCCACAGGCCCTGCGCGAGGTTCTCGACGCCGTGAACGTCGATATCATCGTCCCCGAGGTCGAGGCGATCGCAACCGACTGCCTGAGTGTCGACGAGGAGCGCGGCGTGCGCGTCGTCCCCAACGCCTTCGCCGTCCAGGCAACGATGGACCGCCAACGCATCCGCACCCTTGCCGCATCCGTGCCCGGGGTGCGCACCAGCGCGTTCCGCTTCGCCCGTAGCGAGGCTGAACTGGCTGCCGCGCTCGACGAGGTCGGTTATCCTGCCTTCGTCAAGCCCACGATGTCGTCGTCCGGGCACGGACAGTCCCGCGTGACCGGCCCCGAGCAGGCAGCCTCCGCCTGGGCGCACGCGCAGGAAGACGCGCGCGCCGCGACCGGCGTCGTCATCGTCGAAGAGGGTGTTGACTTCGACTACGAGATCACCCTGCTGACCGTGCGCTCGTGGGACGGTGCCTCCGGCACGGTCACGACGAGTTTCTGCGCACCCATCGGTCACCGCCAGGAGGGCGGAGACTACGTCGAATCCTGGCAGCCGATGGCCATGAGTGAGGCTGCTATCGGCACGGCGCAAGATATGGCCAAGGCCGTCACCGATGCCCTCGCACAGGCTGGCAACGGCCCGTGCCTGGGTATCTTCGGCGTCGAGTTTTTCGTCCGTGGCGACGATGTCTGGTTCTCCGAGCTCTCGCCGCGCCCCCACGACACGGGCATGGTGACGATGGTGACCCAAAACCAGTCCGAGTTCGAGCTCCACGCCCGAGCGATTCTCGGCCTGCCCGTCTCCACCGCGCAGTCCACGCCGGGCGCGTCCGCCGTCATCAAGTCGACAAGCGCCGTCGATGCCCCCGTCTACAACGGTGTCTCGCACGCCCTCGGATCAGCCGACATTGTGCGTCTGTTCGGTAAGCCCGTGAGCCGCGCCGGCAGGCGCGTTGGCGTCGTTGCCGCGACCGCAAGCACGCCGAAGGAAGCGCGAGTTATCGCCAGGCGCGCTGCCGCCGGCATCACCGTCGACGAGGCCCCCGCGCCTTTCGCCTAACCGCTCCCAGCACCCGACCCGTCAGGAGGACGCCATGCCCGACCACACACCCACGGACGCTTGCGATGCGCCCGAGGCCCAGGCCTCGTCTATGAGGGAAGAGAACCCACCCACGGTTCCTGAGGGCATCGCCGTGCGCGACATGGTCCGGGTCAAGTACGAGCCGCGCGCCTCCAACGAGGTCCTCATCATCACCGGCTACTCGGGAGCGGGCCGCACCGGCGCCGCCCGCGCGCTCGAAGACCTCGACTGGTACGTCGTCGACAACCTGCCGCCGACGATGTTGCCTGCGTTGGTCGGCATGATGTCGAACGATCCGGCCGCGGGCGTGCATCGCCTTGCGGTTGGCGTCGACGTGCGCTCGCGAACCTTTTTCCGTACGCTCGACGCAACCCTCGAGCAGCTCAAGGGCGCGGGCATCGTCTATCGCGTCATCTTCCTCGAGGCCAGCCCCGAGACCCTCGTGCGCCGCTACGAATCCAACCGTCGCCCCCACCCCCTCCAGGGTGCCGGGACCCTCATGGACGGCATCAAAGCCGAGATGCGCCTGCTCGCGCCCCTGCGCCGCGCAGCCGACGAAGTCATCGACACCTCCACGATGAGCGTCCACGACCTCACCCGTCGTATCCGCGACATCGTCGCGGGGGAGGAACGCCCCCTGCAGGTCACGGTCGAGTCCTTCGGCTTCAAGCACGGTCTACCTCTCGACGCCGATCACGTCGTCGACGTGCGTTTCCTGAAGAACCCGTACTGGGTGGATGAGCTGCGACACCTCACGGGTAAGGACGAGGCCGTCGCCGACTACGTCCTCTCTCAACCGGGCGCGCGCGAATTTGCTCTCGGATACGCCGACCTTCTGGCCCCCATGCTCAGCGGCTATCTGGCAGAATTGAAGCCGTTCGTCACGATCGCCGTCGGATGCACGGGCGGAAAGCACCGTTCCGTCGCGTCTTCTGAGGCGATCGCGCAACGCTTGCGCACACACGGATACACGGTTCGCGTCATGCACCGTGACATTGGGAGAGACTGATGCCTTATCTTGATGCAGCCGGCTGGGTTCAACGCGGAGAATCCGGCCAGAACATCGTCGCCCTGGGCGGCGGCCACGGCCTGTCCGCGACGCTGCGGGCGCTGCGCCACATTACCCGTGCGCTCACCGCCGTCGTCACCGTCGCCGATGATGGGGGCAGCTCCGGCCGTCTGCGCCAGGAGATGCCGATCCTGCCTCCGGGCGACCTGCGCATGGCCTTGGCCTCGCTCTGCGAGGAATCCGAGTGGGGTCTGACGTGGCGCGACGTCATGCAGCTGCGTCTGGATACGAGCGGTCCCCTCAACGGACACGCTCTCGGCAACCTGCTGATCTCCGGCCTGTGGCAACTCCTTGACGATCCGGTCGAGGGCCTCGACTGGGTGGGCCGTCTCCTCGGAGCCCAGGGACGCGTTCTGCCCATGTCGACGACGCCGATCGACATTGAGGCGGACATGAATGACGGCGGCCGCCGCTACGTCGTGTCCGGTCAGTCTAAGGTCGCCGTCGCCCCCGGCACCGTCGAGCACGTGCGTATCACGCCTGAGGCCCCGCAGGTGCCCGCCGCCGTCACCGAGGCGATCTCTGAGGCCGACTGGGTCGTCTTGGGTCCCGGCTCCTGGTACACCTCCGTCATTCCACACCTGCTCGTCCCCGAGATCAACCGTGCGCTCGCCACGACCGACGCTCACCGTGCGCTCGTGCTCAACCTGGCGCGTCAGCGCGGCGAAACCGACCTGATGTCGACAGCCGACCATGTGCGCGTGCTGCGTGAATACGCACCCATGCTCAAGCTCGACGTGGTCGTCGCCGACCCGACGGCCTGCGACGACATCGACGACCTCATCGTCGCGGCCGAGGAGATCGGTGCGCGCGTCCTCCTACGGCAGGTTCGCACGGGCGACGGTGCGCCGCATCATGACCCGCTGCGCCTAGCGGCGGCGCTGCGTGACGCATTTGACGGCTTCCTCGGCGAGGTCGGACAGCCCGAAACGTGGTTACCTTAGAACCTGTTGCCTGCTGACAAACGACATCACATACCTGGAGAATCCGTGTCCCTGACATCTGACATGAAGGACGAGCTGGCGCGCGCGGTCATCACGACGCCGTCCGAGGTCGCCGCCGAAGTGAGCGCAACGTTGCGTTTTGCGGGAGGACTACACCTGGTGGGCGGCCGCATCCTCGTCGAGGCCGAGCTCGACTCGCCCGTCGCTGCTCGCCGCCTGCGTACCTACCTCCAGGCGCTGTACAACGCCGAGTCTACGGTCGTCGTGGTGTCCGGTTCGTCCCTGCGTCGCGGCAAGCGCTACGTCGTGCGCGTCGTTCACAAGGCCGACGAACTCGCACGCCTCACCGGCCTTGTTGACTCCATGCGTCGGCCCGTGCGCGGGTTGCCTCCGGTTCTCGTGGCCTCCGGTACCGCTCAGGCCGCCGCGATCTGGCGCGGCGCGTTCCTCGCCCGCGGTTCCCTCATGGAGCCCGGACGATCCTCCTCTCTCGAGATCACGTGCCCCGGCCCCGAGGTGGCCCTCGCGATGGTCGGGTGCGCGCGCAAGCTCGGCGCGGCCTCCCGCTCCAAGGAGGTGCGCGGCACCGACCGCGTATCCGTGCGCGATTCGGATGCGATCGGCACGCTGATTTCCGCCATGGGTGCGCCCCAGACCTTCGCGGCGTGGCAGGAGCGACGCGAGCGGCGCGAGGCCCGCGGTAGCGCCAACCGACTGGCCAACTTTGACGACGCGAACCTGCGTCGCTCGGCGCGCGCTGCCGTCGCGGCCGGTGCCCGCGTCGAGCGTGCCTTCGAGATTCTCGGGGACGACGTGCCCGCCCATCTGCTCGAGGCTGGCACCCTGCGCCTGCAGCACAAGCAGGCGTCCCTTGAGGAGCTCGGAAAGCGCACGACTCCGCCCCTGACGAAGGATGCCGTCGCCGGACGCATCCGCCGGCTTCTGGCTCTCGCGGACAAGGTCGCCCACGAACGCGGCATTCCCGATACGGAATCAGCGCTGACACTCGACATGCTGGAAGAGGACTGAGGTCCCTGAATCCTGCCGCTTTGTCTCAATCCAAACGAGAATTACCCCACGTGAAGATTTTCAAATTGGACTGTGATGGAGTCCGCTTTCGGGTGTAGAGTAGGGATTGCTGGAACCGCAGACATCTGCGGGCCGGGCAGGCAACCCGCAGGCCCGGTTGCATCGAATACCGTGCCCCGTGTGGGGCACGAGCAGGAGGAACATAGTGACCACCCGCGTTGGCATCAACGGCTTCGGCCGCATTGGCCGTAACTTCTTCCGCGCTGCCCTTGAGCAGGGCGCGGATATCGAGATCGTTGCCGTTAACGACCTCACCGACAACAAGACCCTCGCTCACCTGCTGAAGTACGACTCGATCACGGGTCGCTTCCAGGGTGAGGTTTCCTACGACGACGAGGGCATCATCGTCGACGGCAAGCACATCAAGGTGCTCGCGCAGCGCAACCCCGCCGATCTGCCCTGGGGCGAGCTCGGTGTTGAGGTCGTCGTCGAGTCCACCGGTTTCTTCACCGACGGCGAGAAGGCCAAGGCTCACCTTGATGGTGGTGCCAAGAAGGTCGTCATCTCCGCTCCCGCGAAGAACGTCGACGGCACGTTCGTCATGGGCGTGAACGAGGCTGACTATGACAACGCCACGATGAACATCGTGTCGAACGCCTCCTGCACGACCAACTGCCTCGCCCCCCTCGCCAAGGTTCTCGAGGAGAACTTCGGCATCGAGCGCGGCATCATGACCACCATTCACTCCTACACGGGCGACCAGCGCGTCCTTGACGCCCCCCACTCGGATCTGCGTCGCGCCCGCGCCGCGGCCCTGAACATGATCCCCACCAAGACCGGTGCTGCCCAGGCCGTCGCCCTGGTCCTGCCCGCGCTTGAGGGCAAGTTCGACGGACTCGCCGTCCGCGTCCCCACCCCGACCGGCTCCCTGACCGACCTCACCTTCATCGCGAAGAACGAGGTCTCCGTCGAGGCCGTTAAGGCCGCCGTCAAGGCCGCCGCCGAGGGTGAGCTCAAGGGTGTTCTGAAGTACACCGAGGATCCGATCGTCTCCACCGACATCGTGGGCGACCCGCACACCTCGATCTTCGACGCCACCGAGACCAAGGTCATCGGCAACCTCGTCAAGGTCCTGTCCTGGTACGACAACGAGTGGGGCTACTCGAACGCTCTCGTTCGCCTCACCGCCCTCATCGGCTCCAAGCTCGCCTGAGCACACAGCTGATACACCAGCCATGAGCTGATCAGCGAGATGCCCGTGCACGGCCGTGCACGGGCATCTCGTACATCGCCACAGCCTCCAGACCGAAAGGACTCCCCGTGAGGACCATCTCCACCCTGGGCGACCTGCGCGGCAAGCGCGTCCTCGTCCGCTCCGACTTCAACGTTCCGCTCAAGGAAGGCGTCATCACCGATGATGGCCGGATCCGCGCAGCGCTGCCGACCCTCAAGACCCTCACCGACGCCGGTGCAAAGGTCGTCATCATGGCCCACCTTGGCCGCCCCAAGGGGCAGGTTGATCCCGCTTTCTCGCTGGCCCCCGTCGCCACGCGCCTGGCCGAGCTGTCCGGCGTGAAGGTCACGCTGGCCTCCGACGTCGTCGGCGCGTCCGCCACCGAGACCGTCGCCGGCCTGTCCGAGGGCGAGATCGCCCTGCTCGAGAACGTCCGCTACGACGCTCGCGAGACCTCCAAGGTCGACGAAGAGCGCGAAGAACTCGCCCGTGAATACGCCAAACTCGGCGACGCATTCGTCTCCGACGGCTTCGGCGTCGTCCACCGCAAGCAAGCCTCGGTCTACGACATCGCGAAGATCCTGCCCTCGGCGGCCGGCCTGCTGGTCCTCAAGGAAATCGAGTCCCTGTCCAAGGTCACCGGTGAGCCCGAGCGCCCCTACGGCGTCGTCCTCGGCGGCTCCAAGGTCTCCGACAAGCTCGGCGTCATCGCGAACCTGCTGAAGAAGGCCGATATGCTCTTCATCGGCGGCGGCATGGCCTTCACCTTCCTGGCAGCTCAGGGGCACTCGGTGGGCAAGTCCCTGCTTGAAGAGGACCAGATCGAGACCGTCAAGGGCTACATCGCCGAGGCCGCCGAGCGCGGCGTTGACCTGGTTCTGCCCATCGATGTTGTTGTCGCCCCCGAGTTCGCCGCCGACGCGCCCGCGACCGTTGTGAAGGTCGACGCGATCCCCGACGATCAGATGGGTCTCGACATCGGCCCCGAGTCCGCGAAGCTCTTCGCCGACAAGCTGGCAGGCGCGAAGACCGTCGCCTGGAATGGCCCCATGGGCGTCTTTGAGTTCGATTCCTTCGCCGGCGGCACCCGCGCCGTCGCCGAAGCCCTCTCCACGGGCACCATGTTCTCCGTCATCGGTGGTGGCGACTCCGCCGCGGCCGTTCGCCTGCTCGGCTTCGACGAGAACACCTTCTCCCACATTTCCACTGGCGGTGGCGCCTCCCTCGAGCTCCTCGAGGGCAAGGTTCTGCCCGGTATCGCAGTTCTGGAGGACTGACACATGGCACGCACCCCCCTGATGGCCGGCAACTGGAAGATGAACCTCGATCACCTCGAGGCCAACCACCTTGTCCAGGGCCTGGCGATGGCCCTGTCCGACGCGGGTCACGACTACTCCAAGTGCGAGGTCCTCGTCATCCCGCCATTCACCGACATCCGCACCGTCCAGACCATCGTTGACGCCGACGAGCTCGGCATCAAGTACGGTGCTCAGGACGTGTCGATCCACGACAACGGCGCGTACACCGGCGAAATCTCCACTGACATGCTGCGCAAGCTCGGCGTCTCCTACGTGGTCATGGGCCACTCCGAGCGCCGCGAGTACCATGGCGAGTCCGACGAACTTGTCGGTGCCAAGGCACGCAAGGCCTTCGACGCCGGCATGACCCCGATCCTGTGCTGCGGCGAGGCCCTCGAGGTCCGCAAGGCAGGCACCTACGTCGACTTCGTGCTCGGCCAGATCCGTGCTGCGCTCGCCGGCTGGAAGGCCGAAGAGGTCGCCAAGATCGTCATCGCCTATGAGCCCATCTGGGCCATCGGCACCGGCGAGACCGCCTCCGCCGAGGACGCCCAGGAAGTCTGCGGCGCCATCCGCGCCGCCCTGGCCGAGGACTTCGGCGCCGAGACCGCCGAGGCGACCCGCATCCTCTACGGTGGCTCCGCCAAGCCCGACAACATCAAGGAGCTCATGGCACAGCCCGACGTCGACGGCGGCCTCGTCGGCGGCGCGTCCCTCAAGGCTGACTCCTTCGCCGCCATGGCGACGTTCTACGCCTGAGAACATGTCAAGCGCCTGCCCGCCCAGCCACCTCAGCCGGGTCGGAGCGGACGCGAGGTGGGGCCAACCGGTGTGCCGGTTGGCCCCACCGGCTTTCTCCGTTAAACTTAACCCGTATGTGTCCCGTTGCGGGGCGTGACTGCGATAGAAACTGGATTGACCGTGACCATTCTGAACAACGTGCTGATCGTGCTGATCTTCCTGACCAGCATCCTGCTGACCCTGACCGTCCTCATGCACAAGGGACAGGGCGGCGGTCTGTCGGACATGTTCGGTGGCGGTATCTCCTCGTCTGCCGGCTCCTCCGGCGTGGCCGAGCGCAACCTGAACCGCATCACCCTGGGCACGCTGCTCGTCTGGCTGGTGTGCATCATCGGCTACGCGCTTCTTGCTAAGTTCGGCGGCTGACCACACTCGTCTGTCGCTTTGGCTCTCCGCTTCTCGGCGGGGAGCCATTGTTTATGTGTGCGTATACGCGTGTGGCCGTCTCGTCAAGGAAGACGGCCACACGCGATGCTACACGGGGGCTAAGCGTTCACAATCTGCGAGGCCGCGGCCTCGTCGAGGTACACGCGAGTCGAGGGGGAGAGGATCCCCGCGACGGGTACCTCGAGTGCGGAGGCTCCCGAGAACGCGCGCTCCAGAGCGTCCGCCTTCGCCTTGCCTGCGGTCGTCAGCCACACCTCGCCGCAGCGACGCATGACTGGCATCGACACCGTGATGCGCTGCGGCGGAGGCTTGGGCGAATCGCGGATCGCGAGTATGGGTGCGCTTTCGTTCATGTCGACGCTGCCCGGGAAGAGCGAACAGATGTGCCCGTCGGGGCCCATGCCGATGAGAGCAATGTCGAAAGAGCCCTCACCCATGATCTCGCGCCACGTTGCGGTGAATGCTGTGGTCGCCTCGTCAAGGGAACCGGCACCCGGGGCCCATGCGTCGGAGGTCGGCATGCGCACCAGCTCCACGCCGGTAGCCGCGTGGAAGAAGCCCTCCCACGCCTGATCGTCGTTTCTGTCGGCGTCGCCGGACCGAACGTAGCGTTCATCGACCAGCCACACGCGAACGCGGGTCCAATCGACCTCGCCGACGCGCTCCGACAAAGAAGGCAGCAGAGATGTCGTGATCGCGCCGCCCGAGATGGCGAGGTTGACGCGTGAGCCGACCTCTGCCTCGTCGGCGAGCGTACCCAGACGAGCAAGGAACGCGCGGCCAACGGCATCGTTGAGTTCCTCGATGCTCGGGTAGACCTCGAACGTGTGGACCCGATGCATCTCAGCCCTCCGTAGAGCAGGTAGCCAGGCGAGGCAGCTCGGTTGTGAGCAGCTCGCCGTAGTACACGTCGGGATCGAGGCGGCGTAGGTCTTCCATCAGGGAGTCCTGCACGGAACGACGCGCCAGGTTCACGCTGCGATCTTCGAGACCGGGGCGGGATAGGCGTGCGACCGACGAGGATGCACTACGCGACAGGGACACGGTCGTATCGTCCGCGAAGAAGAATGTAATGTCCGTGATTGTGAGGGCATGGGGATCCACGACGCGCTCGACGGGCACCCCCAGCTGGTGGTGGAGCCACGCGGCCACGAGGAAGGGCGAGGGATGCGTCGCATTGCCCGACACACGGATCGAGGTTGGGAGGCGATCGAAGTCTTCGGCGATGGCTCCGAGCAGTGCGCGCCACAGGGTGACTCCCGCCCACGCCAGGTCCGTGTCACCGGGGGTGTAGACGTTCGACAGTGCCGAGAGCGTCTCCATCGGGCACTCAGTGGCGCGCGAATCGGTAATGCGCTTGACCGCGAGACGGCCGAGCGGGTGAGCACCCGGATTCTCGGGTGGGGTGACCGGCCAGTAAGTGACGACCGGTGTATCCGATTGAAGCAGCGGCATGACGAGCGAATCGATGTTCGACCCGGCCTCGCCGCGCGGCTCCAGGATGATGATGTCGGACAGGCCCGCAGCGTCGCCTACGCGAATCTGCGCATTCAGGAGAGCGGCACCTTCGGTCGACTTGGGCTCGACGATGACGATCACGCGGCACGGGTGCTCGCGTGAGACGGCGTCGGATACCTCGATCGCGTTGTCGACGTCGATCATGTCGGGGACGCAGATGAGCAGCGTCAGGACGCGGCTGAGGGTTGCAGAACCGCGTTCGTCGCGCAGCTCAATGATGCGGGAGGCGACCTCGGCGGACGTGGTGTTCTTCAGGGTGATGATCACGGGAGCCTCCAGAAGCGTTCGTCACGGGCGAGCATGTCGTGTGCGGATTGGGGACCCCACGTGCCAGGAGCGTAAGGCTCGGGCTGGCCCTGGGTTTCCCAGAAAGAAAGGATAGGGTCGAGGATCTTCCACGAGGCCTCGACCTCGCGCTGGTGGGGGAACAGGGGAGCGGAACCCACGAGCGCGTCGAGG is a window from the Schaalia odontolytica genome containing:
- the secG gene encoding preprotein translocase subunit SecG gives rise to the protein MTILNNVLIVLIFLTSILLTLTVLMHKGQGGGLSDMFGGGISSSAGSSGVAERNLNRITLGTLLVWLVCIIGYALLAKFGG
- the whiA gene encoding DNA-binding protein WhiA — its product is MSLTSDMKDELARAVITTPSEVAAEVSATLRFAGGLHLVGGRILVEAELDSPVAARRLRTYLQALYNAESTVVVVSGSSLRRGKRYVVRVVHKADELARLTGLVDSMRRPVRGLPPVLVASGTAQAAAIWRGAFLARGSLMEPGRSSSLEITCPGPEVALAMVGCARKLGAASRSKEVRGTDRVSVRDSDAIGTLISAMGAPQTFAAWQERRERREARGSANRLANFDDANLRRSARAAVAAGARVERAFEILGDDVPAHLLEAGTLRLQHKQASLEELGKRTTPPLTKDAVAGRIRRLLALADKVAHERGIPDTESALTLDMLEED
- the rapZ gene encoding RNase adapter RapZ; protein product: MPDHTPTDACDAPEAQASSMREENPPTVPEGIAVRDMVRVKYEPRASNEVLIITGYSGAGRTGAARALEDLDWYVVDNLPPTMLPALVGMMSNDPAAGVHRLAVGVDVRSRTFFRTLDATLEQLKGAGIVYRVIFLEASPETLVRRYESNRRPHPLQGAGTLMDGIKAEMRLLAPLRRAADEVIDTSTMSVHDLTRRIRDIVAGEERPLQVTVESFGFKHGLPLDADHVVDVRFLKNPYWVDELRHLTGKDEAVADYVLSQPGAREFALGYADLLAPMLSGYLAELKPFVTIAVGCTGGKHRSVASSEAIAQRLRTHGYTVRVMHRDIGRD
- a CDS encoding phosphoglycerate kinase, with product MRTISTLGDLRGKRVLVRSDFNVPLKEGVITDDGRIRAALPTLKTLTDAGAKVVIMAHLGRPKGQVDPAFSLAPVATRLAELSGVKVTLASDVVGASATETVAGLSEGEIALLENVRYDARETSKVDEEREELAREYAKLGDAFVSDGFGVVHRKQASVYDIAKILPSAAGLLVLKEIESLSKVTGEPERPYGVVLGGSKVSDKLGVIANLLKKADMLFIGGGMAFTFLAAQGHSVGKSLLEEDQIETVKGYIAEAAERGVDLVLPIDVVVAPEFAADAPATVVKVDAIPDDQMGLDIGPESAKLFADKLAGAKTVAWNGPMGVFEFDSFAGGTRAVAEALSTGTMFSVIGGGDSAAAVRLLGFDENTFSHISTGGGASLELLEGKVLPGIAVLED
- the uvrC gene encoding excinuclease ABC subunit UvrC encodes the protein MADPSTYRPRTGDIPTSPGVYRFSDPRGRVIYVGKAKNLRNRLTNYFQDLANLHPRTQQMVTTASAVQWTVVRSEVEALTLEFTWIKEFNPRFNVMFKDDKSYPYLAVSMGERYPRVQVTRERKRAVSRYFGPYTQVWAIRETIDQLLRVFPMRSCSAGVFQRAKAQGRPCLLGYIDKCAAPCVGRISMEEHRELAEGLCQFMEGRTGPVIRDLEEQMRQASMELNFERAAKLRDDVKALRTVLERNAVVLDDGSDADVFSLVSDDLDAAVHVFHVRGGRIRGTRGWVIERVDGADDAALMARLLEQVYSSASPDEAGTGKTAKVAAVSVDDVAHTPTSAIPREVLVSVEPEEKETIGRWLAEIRGASVSIHVPKRGPKAQIMETVTENARQALALHRTKRAGDITARSKALEQLAENLDLPGAPLRIECYDVSHTGGENQVASMVVFEDGIPRKDAYRTYNIRGEDGNGTPDDTSAMNEVLTRRFSRLLAEEAGVDGEDEDGVAYASGPIDAMTGRPKRFSYRPDLVVIDGGLPQVNAARAALDAVGADVPVVGLAKRLEEVWIPGDDFPLILPRTSEALYLLQYLRDESHRFAITKHRKRRSKAQRRSVLDSIPGLGPARQGALLKHFGSVKRIRQASVDEIAAVKGVGVSLAQTIHDRLATSSREDTP
- the tpiA gene encoding triose-phosphate isomerase; translation: MARTPLMAGNWKMNLDHLEANHLVQGLAMALSDAGHDYSKCEVLVIPPFTDIRTVQTIVDADELGIKYGAQDVSIHDNGAYTGEISTDMLRKLGVSYVVMGHSERREYHGESDELVGAKARKAFDAGMTPILCCGEALEVRKAGTYVDFVLGQIRAALAGWKAEEVAKIVIAYEPIWAIGTGETASAEDAQEVCGAIRAALAEDFGAETAEATRILYGGSAKPDNIKELMAQPDVDGGLVGGASLKADSFAAMATFYA
- a CDS encoding gluconeogenesis factor YvcK family protein — encoded protein: MPYLDAAGWVQRGESGQNIVALGGGHGLSATLRALRHITRALTAVVTVADDGGSSGRLRQEMPILPPGDLRMALASLCEESEWGLTWRDVMQLRLDTSGPLNGHALGNLLISGLWQLLDDPVEGLDWVGRLLGAQGRVLPMSTTPIDIEADMNDGGRRYVVSGQSKVAVAPGTVEHVRITPEAPQVPAAVTEAISEADWVVLGPGSWYTSVIPHLLVPEINRALATTDAHRALVLNLARQRGETDLMSTADHVRVLREYAPMLKLDVVVADPTACDDIDDLIVAAEEIGARVLLRQVRTGDGAPHHDPLRLAAALRDAFDGFLGEVGQPETWLP
- the gap gene encoding type I glyceraldehyde-3-phosphate dehydrogenase; translation: MTTRVGINGFGRIGRNFFRAALEQGADIEIVAVNDLTDNKTLAHLLKYDSITGRFQGEVSYDDEGIIVDGKHIKVLAQRNPADLPWGELGVEVVVESTGFFTDGEKAKAHLDGGAKKVVISAPAKNVDGTFVMGVNEADYDNATMNIVSNASCTTNCLAPLAKVLEENFGIERGIMTTIHSYTGDQRVLDAPHSDLRRARAAALNMIPTKTGAAQAVALVLPALEGKFDGLAVRVPTPTGSLTDLTFIAKNEVSVEAVKAAVKAAAEGELKGVLKYTEDPIVSTDIVGDPHTSIFDATETKVIGNLVKVLSWYDNEWGYSNALVRLTALIGSKLA
- the purT gene encoding formate-dependent phosphoribosylglycinamide formyltransferase, whose protein sequence is MTTMLPVPLPARVLLLGSGELGKEVTIALQRYGCTVIACDSYPNAPAMQVADESRVFDMSDPQALREVLDAVNVDIIVPEVEAIATDCLSVDEERGVRVVPNAFAVQATMDRQRIRTLAASVPGVRTSAFRFARSEAELAAALDEVGYPAFVKPTMSSSGHGQSRVTGPEQAASAWAHAQEDARAATGVVIVEEGVDFDYEITLLTVRSWDGASGTVTTSFCAPIGHRQEGGDYVESWQPMAMSEAAIGTAQDMAKAVTDALAQAGNGPCLGIFGVEFFVRGDDVWFSELSPRPHDTGMVTMVTQNQSEFELHARAILGLPVSTAQSTPGASAVIKSTSAVDAPVYNGVSHALGSADIVRLFGKPVSRAGRRVGVVAATASTPKEARVIARRAAAGITVDEAPAPFA